In Bernardetia sp., one genomic interval encodes:
- a CDS encoding NFACT RNA binding domain-containing protein, which produces MQNNYYFIRALSLELSKQIIGFEIATIFSQNKDELLIGLIDNDNPETEFWIRSTFTPELTTLSFPQTFARAKRNSIDLFDEIIGAKVTSIRQFNNERAFGLELETEDGENNTLLFKLFGNRSNIILFSPNKDSELEVEAIFQHKLQADWEIDYENLDRSLDQEKEDFVEKGIKKTFPTFGKDVLRYIENKVGEDKSEENYWQEIEKLITYFDDVDDLDFYVFLKKNDIKLFILNPNEVFEAQKDEIQILHKTKNALEACNLFYMEFSRRYYLHKEKNAALKAIEKHHRQTQNYIDKTLKKIEKVENTMRYEEFGHILMANLHAVEPRSKSVELFDFYTNEQITIPLKDHLSAQKNAELFYRKAKNQKLEIDNLYQNLEKKEEQLKTLENQIEEIENFESLKEMRKYLKTNKIKVSNFQENEPDELPFKVFEYQDFQILVGKNSKNNDLLTQKFAYKEDLWLHARGVAGSHVVIKYRAGKPFPKSVIEKAASLAAYYSKRKTDSLCPVIVTPKKYVRKPKGAALGAVVVEREEVVMVEPKEF; this is translated from the coding sequence ATGCAAAATAATTATTATTTCATTCGTGCGCTCTCCTTAGAACTTTCTAAGCAAATTATAGGATTTGAGATTGCAACGATTTTTTCACAGAATAAAGATGAGCTACTAATCGGACTTATTGATAATGATAATCCAGAAACGGAATTTTGGATTCGTTCTACCTTTACCCCAGAACTTACTACGCTTTCTTTTCCTCAAACTTTTGCACGAGCCAAACGCAATAGCATCGACCTTTTTGATGAGATTATTGGAGCAAAAGTCACAAGTATTCGGCAGTTTAATAACGAGCGAGCTTTTGGATTAGAACTTGAAACAGAAGACGGAGAAAACAATACTTTGCTATTCAAATTATTTGGCAATCGTTCGAATATTATTTTATTTTCTCCTAATAAAGATTCAGAACTTGAAGTAGAAGCCATTTTCCAACACAAATTGCAAGCTGATTGGGAAATTGATTATGAAAACTTGGATAGAAGCCTAGACCAAGAAAAAGAAGATTTTGTAGAAAAGGGCATCAAAAAAACGTTTCCTACTTTTGGAAAAGATGTATTGAGATACATAGAGAATAAAGTAGGTGAAGATAAATCAGAAGAAAATTATTGGCAAGAGATAGAAAAACTAATTACCTATTTTGATGATGTTGATGATTTAGATTTTTATGTATTTCTGAAAAAAAATGATATAAAACTCTTTATCTTGAATCCGAATGAAGTTTTTGAAGCTCAAAAAGATGAAATACAGATTTTACATAAAACAAAAAATGCCTTAGAAGCCTGCAATCTGTTTTATATGGAATTTTCTAGGCGTTATTATCTACACAAGGAAAAAAATGCAGCTTTAAAAGCCATAGAAAAACACCATCGCCAAACGCAAAACTATATTGATAAAACATTAAAAAAGATAGAAAAAGTAGAAAATACAATGCGTTATGAGGAGTTTGGTCATATTTTGATGGCAAATCTTCATGCAGTAGAACCACGCTCAAAATCAGTAGAACTTTTTGATTTTTATACTAATGAGCAGATTACAATTCCTTTAAAAGACCACCTTTCAGCACAAAAAAATGCAGAGCTTTTTTATAGAAAAGCTAAAAATCAAAAGCTAGAAATTGATAACCTGTATCAAAATTTAGAGAAAAAGGAAGAGCAACTCAAAACACTAGAAAATCAGATTGAGGAAATAGAAAACTTTGAATCGCTAAAAGAGATGCGAAAATATTTAAAAACCAATAAAATAAAAGTCAGCAATTTTCAAGAAAACGAACCTGATGAATTACCATTCAAGGTTTTTGAATATCAAGACTTTCAGATTTTGGTGGGTAAAAATTCTAAAAACAACGACTTGCTCACTCAAAAATTTGCTTACAAGGAAGATTTGTGGCTTCATGCTCGTGGTGTAGCAGGTTCGCATGTAGTGATAAAGTACCGAGCAGGAAAGCCGTTTCCAAAATCAGTTATCGAAAAAGCTGCCAGTTTAGCTGCTTATTATTCCAAACGCAAAACCGACTCGCTTTGTCCTGTCATCGTAACACCTAAAAAATATGTCAGAAAACCAAAAGGTGCTGCACTTGGTGCCGTGGTGGTGGAAAGAGAAGAGGTTGTGATGGTTGAGCCGAAGGAGTTTTAG
- a CDS encoding DUF779 domain-containing protein codes for MKNTQEYTPRVVATEKAKEIIDKLRERNGELMFHQSGGCCDGSQPMCFAKGEFKVGANDVWVGTIHGCDFFMNQDQFDYWKHTHLTIDITEGRGSSFSLEIPLGYRFIVKSRLFTEEEAQNLIPVKNGEEYLEETTVG; via the coding sequence ATGAAAAATACACAAGAATACACACCAAGAGTAGTTGCCACAGAAAAGGCGAAGGAAATAATAGACAAGTTAAGAGAGCGCAATGGAGAACTAATGTTTCATCAGAGTGGAGGTTGCTGTGATGGCTCGCAGCCTATGTGTTTTGCAAAAGGAGAATTTAAGGTTGGGGCAAATGATGTTTGGGTTGGAACGATTCACGGATGCGATTTTTTTATGAATCAAGACCAATTTGATTACTGGAAACACACTCATCTCACTATCGACATCACAGAAGGCAGAGGCTCTAGTTTTTCCTTAGAAATTCCTTTGGGCTATCGCTTTATTGTAAAATCTAGGCTTTTTACAGAAGAAGAAGCTCAAAATTTGATTCCTGTCAAAAATGGAGAGGAGTATTTGGAAGAAACAACTGTAGGATAA